One Hordeum vulgare subsp. vulgare chromosome 4H, MorexV3_pseudomolecules_assembly, whole genome shotgun sequence DNA window includes the following coding sequences:
- the LOC123447807 gene encoding 40S ribosomal protein S27: MVLQNDIDLLNPPAELEKLKHKKKRLVQSPNSFFMDVKCQGCFNITTVFSHSQTVVVCPGCQTVLCQPTGGKARLTEGCSFRRKGD, from the exons ATGGTGCTGCAGAACGACATCGACCTGCTGAACCCGCCGGCGGAGCTCGAGAAGCTCAAGCACAAGAAGAAGCGCCTCGTCCAGTCCCCCAACTCCTTCTTCATG GACGTCAAGTGCCAGGGCTGCTTCAACAT CACTACTGTGTTCAGCCATTCCCAGACTGTTGTGGTGTGCCCAGGCTGCCAGACGGTGCTCTGCCAGCCAACGGGTGGCAAGGCCAGGCTAACCGAGGGTTGCTCCTTCCGTCGCAAGGGCGACTAA